The DNA window GCCGGGACCGATGCAGCGCCGCAAGATCGACCGGCCGCTTGATCTCGGGGTGGGGGCGATCAACAGCCTGCTGACCTGTGGTCTGGGGCAGCGGCTGGGGATCATGGCCGGCTCCGGGGTGGGAAAGAGCGTGCTGCTCGGGATGATGGCCCGTCATGCCCGGGCCGATGTCAATGTCATTGGCCTGATCGGTGAGCGTGGCCGGGAGGTACGCGAGTTTATCGAACGGGACCTGGGCGAAGCGGGGCTGGCCCGCTCGGTGGTGGTGGTCGCAACCTCGGACCAGTCGCCGCTGCTGCGTAAACGCGGTGCCTTTGTCGCCACGGCGATTGCCGAGCATTTTTCCGCCCAGGGGTTGAGCGTCCTGTTGATGATGGATTCGGTCACCCGTTTCGCCATGGCGATGCGGGAGGTGGGGCTGGCGATTGGCGAACCGCCGACCACCAAGGGCTACACCCCTTCGGTGTTCGCCACCCTGCCGAAACTGCTTGAACGGGCCGGCAACTTTCGCGGCGGCGGGGGGATTACCGGGCTGTACACCGTGCTGGTGGAAGGTGATGACATGAATGAGCCGATTGCCGACGCAGTACGTTCGATCCTTGACGGCCATATTGTTCTCTCCCGGCAGATGGCGGCCAGGAACCACTTCCCGGCCATTGACATCCTGGCCTCGACCAGCCGGGTAATGCGGGATATCGTCACTGCCGAACACCTGGGCCAGGCCGGGCAGTTGCGGGAAATTCTCGCGACCTTTCAAGAGGCCGAGGACCTTGTCAATATCGGGGCCTATGTGGCGGGCAGCAATGCCAAGATCGACTACGCCCTGACCCGGATCAACGCGGTCAATGATTTTCTGCGCCAGGAGATGGACGAGAAGGTCGATCTGGCCGACTCGCTGGCCGGTTTGAAAAACCTGGTCACTGACCGGCGCGAGGGTGATCAGAAGACAGAGGACAGAAGGACAGAGGACAGAGGACAGAGGACAGAAAAAACAGTGGGTAGTGGGCGGTGAAAAAAGTTAATAGTTATTTGTTAATGGTAACGGGATGTTATAATCTCTCACCAATAATCAATAACGTAAACATTCAGTACCCCCCTCATGTCGGGAAAGGGGTCTTCTTCTACCAACGGCCGCTCCATTGAGAAGGGCCGGCTGTTCATAAACAGGCTATCAAGCAGGAACTCGCTTCGCCGCAACGGTGATTCGGAATCCATAAGCATATCCTGCCGAAGTTGTTTCAAATTCCGCTTTTGCCGTCACGGCCGCGGCTCAGGGTCCGCTACACCGTTCGGTATAAGAAAACCCCTTTCCCGGTCCAACCTCAAACGTACGGGGTTTACCGAAACCTTAC is part of the Desulfobacterales bacterium genome and encodes:
- a CDS encoding FliI/YscN family ATPase, with protein sequence MKRLLQQVRTVSTLKVRGKVTKIVGLVVEGYCPEASVGTLCELTPLGGGDPVPAEVVGFRDSQALLMPLGELRGLGPGSLIRVRSSSAAMGVGAGLLGRVIDAQGEPIDGSPLPAPDSEVPIYALPPGPMQRRKIDRPLDLGVGAINSLLTCGLGQRLGIMAGSGVGKSVLLGMMARHARADVNVIGLIGERGREVREFIERDLGEAGLARSVVVVATSDQSPLLRKRGAFVATAIAEHFSAQGLSVLLMMDSVTRFAMAMREVGLAIGEPPTTKGYTPSVFATLPKLLERAGNFRGGGGITGLYTVLVEGDDMNEPIADAVRSILDGHIVLSRQMAARNHFPAIDILASTSRVMRDIVTAEHLGQAGQLREILATFQEAEDLVNIGAYVAGSNAKIDYALTRINAVNDFLRQEMDEKVDLADSLAGLKNLVTDRREGDQKTEDRRTEDRGQRTEKTVGSGR